Within the Eucalyptus grandis isolate ANBG69807.140 chromosome 1, ASM1654582v1, whole genome shotgun sequence genome, the region AAGTTACCGTGAAGATGGGTTTGTCGGGGTAATCCTCGAGCATCCGAATATTTTTGTAGTTCTTACTCTGTAACATTAGATGGGGACGAAATTAGCAGACAACACATTCGTTGTTTTTCTACGGGATGCTGTGTCGTCAAACATTTCTTCCTGGTTTGGATATAGGAGACATATAGAGTCCATTAGACGGAGGCAAACACATTCTTTGAAGGCAAGCAATTTCAGGATGTCGCAGTTGCGACGAATGTGATGTGCTTTTGTGGTTTCGCTTTGTTCAGGTTGCGTCATCTTGGAGAGGAGAAAGGATCAACCAGGATAAATTGTAATTACCCCGGATCATGTTTACTCAGACTCTGTAGTAATAAATCTGTTCTGTTTCTTGATATTCCTCAATTGAATGGGTTGAAGTACCGACCCGCAACAAGCGCGTTGCAAGTGCCTGGCTCTTATGTAATTCTTGGAGACCAATAAAACTTCCCTCTATTtgcattagttttttttatgcTTGTAGTCCAGAACTTGCAAAAGAACAAGAGTCGACACACTGCTTTCTAGGGAAAAAGGAATTTATATTCATGCCTAGGACTCTCTGCAATCTCGTATTCTTTGCTCTGTAATATATAGCGATACAAAAGATTACAACATCTAAATCATATACAGCTCGGCCCTTTGTGCTTCTGGTCCTCCGCCCGGTAGAAACCATGTCGACCCGACAAGGGAAAAGCCACCTCTGGTTCTTGAAGAAACTGAGCTCTCTAAGTTATGTTGACTTGGCAGCCTTCCGCTAAATCTCCGAATGGAAGTCTGAGTATGCAACTCCATCTTTACACAAAATTTGGTACCAACAAGTGACAAACAGATCACTCCTGCGGCTGAACAAAAGTGTAAGTCGAGCTGGTCTCGGTCTTCGGAACCTGCATTTGGAATTTGAATACTTCATGGGCGAGGTAGATTTCCATAAGAAGAATGAAGTTTGTAGATCAAGGTTCGGATAACACAGAAAATTTTAGAGAAGCAATTCTTGTGAATCTTACCAAATGATAAGATCACTATAACACAGTAATAGCACAATAGTCAAAGGGTGGATGACTATTGTAGATTATGTCCCCTTCATTTTATTAGAGTTAGGTCTTGAAAGGGAGGAACTGGCTCGCTTAGGGAATAATAATCACTTGAAAGGTACTATCCATCCTTGATTTCTCACATGCCCACACCAGCTATCATATGAATGTCAGATGTCAATACTAACCGAGACAAACTACATTcctcttttaatcttttaactCCAGTTTTCATGTACAAGTGCAGGTACACACATGCAGATTAACAAAGTTTGATAAATCAATTATTCCAATATCAAGAACACAGCAAAAGGGCATCAAAGGCTACAGGAAAACAGACCTATCTTTCTTAGCGCATCTCAATGATGTCTATGTGAATTACAgccaacaattaaaaaaattaatgaaattgtgttgcctgattttaggatttatccATGTTCTTCAATCAATGAATTGTTATGAAAAGATGCTTCTTAATAGCCTAGCTAAGTCTAAAGCAACAGCACCAACCTCAGCAGTACGCGAGAGTCCAGCAGGAAGCCCAGGAACAAGAGACGACCACAGGACAGGATCCGCCATTGGGTCGATACTGCTGTAATTGGTCAGCAAGGGTGCATTCAAGAAAGAAGTTAAGGGATAGAGGTTTCTTTGAGGCGGAGGCGTTCCACTCATTCCACCTGTCACTCCTTGTTTCTCGCTAGCCTCATGGCTTCTAGATTTCTCAACCGGCTGTCCATAATCCATCCTGTTGATAGTATTCTtgttttcatcatcattgtcatggTCCTTTTCCTGCTTTTTAAGCTCTTTCTCTTGCAAGCTTTTGTAGGCAGCCGACTGTGACAAAACACCAAGGGCAGATAAAGTGGACCCTTTGTGCCTTCTGCCATCACAAGGTACTCCTAAACGGGGCATCTGGTATGGTTCTGTAGCTTCCCACTCTGATGTTTTTAGTTCAGTATTGATATCATCAGAGGAACAGTGTTTTACTTCTTCACTTGATTTTGTGGCCAAGTCTAGTTGTCGGGTTTTGTTTTGGCCCCACCACTTTATGTAGCCGGTTAGGTCAATCTTCCTATCAATGCAAAAACTGCTTCCAAAGTCACTTTCTATTGCTGGATCTTCGCCTGCaccttttcaatttaattttgtgatCAGATATTTGATTTTAAGGTCAGATTAAGATGACACCTCATAGATAGCTTGTTTCCTAGACAAAAACAGAGATGCTTAAAGCTTTAGTTCCCCACCATAAATGCTGTTGAAGTATTCTGCTCCGCCAATGCGACTGAATGATGACTCCCATCGGCTAGTATATCAAAAGCAACAAATTTGCAGAACAAAACAAAGCATTCAATAAGTTCAAATTATTTGAATCTatcaaaggaaatgaaagaaaagaaagcgcAAGTTTGAGCTGGGATCATTGTTAGAATTGATATTATGAATGCTGCATAACGTGAACGGGACTGCAAATTAACTGACAGACCAGCCTATCCAACAATAATATCCTAGAAAAGATGTTCAGTCTAGAATATAGATTCTAGAAAAAAATCTACTCGTGATGAATCCAAAGCTCCTAGCACCTGCTAATCTTAAGAAATTCGATCATATGTGGCATGTACACACCCATGTatatacaaaatttatcaaaaaggaagttCATATTGTAGTAGCAAACCTAGAAAGTCCTCGATATTTGGAGACTCCTCTTGAAAAACCACTGCTCTTTCTGCAAGAATATTTAATGGGCAATTGAGTAAATTTAGTGGAGTGTGTAATGTAAACAGATCGATGATAAATCATATATGTTCACTTACCTACGAAGAGACACGAGGTAGTCTTCTCTAGAGACATTCTGCATTTCTTCAAGATCTCTGGCATAGTCTTTGACCTGCGTAATTTGTCAGGTTTAGTAGACTGTACCATacatctaatgacctaattaaGTTGGCAGGTCGTGTAGGAAAAATTCTACTTAAATGACCAATCAAGAAATTAGTGAAATGGGTGTTTAGCGTGatatttttctacttctttcttTGTGGATAGATGTCCCGTTATATAGGATTAAGTAAACTTAAGATAAAGCAGGATACCACACGCAAGACTCAATATTTTAGAATGTTGTGCAAAAGGATTGAGGAAAAGGCTTGGGAATGGGATTTTCTAACTGGAAAATTAATGAGTGTCCCAGGTCCCCAATATTTCAAGGCAGCGAGATCATAGGCTCTTGCTGCAGCCTCCTCATCATCATAAGCACCTGTCATTGTGGAatgagaaatgagagagagctTATAAAAGCTCGCAATTGGTATCAATCTATTTCAAAAAGCACACATATGAACTACAGCTTTACTTACCTAAATAAACTGGCCGAGTAGATTGTTCAACAAACCATTCCACGGACATTACGAAGAGAAAACATGACGTCAGTTTAATAAAGTGAATAATCCAGATTTGTCCAAGCAACGTGTTAGAGGTTTTGGTTGAGAGAACGAGAACAACCTTGCTTCCCTTTCTTATTCTGATTCTGGTTCCATGTACTTTTATCCCAGAGATGAGCTTCATATCGACCAGTCCATCTATGCCTACAGTCCATCAACATCGAAAGGTTTAGCATCAGTTTCGAGCAACATGCCGATCAGGACAAACATATCCTCTGGTCGATTAAATCATCGCAACAtacatatgaaaaaaaaaaaaaaaaaaagcgaaggCATCCAATAACCCAAAGAGAAATTTCAACCCAACTGGATTCACCAGTGAAATCGATGCAAGAACTACACGGCATTTAAGTGAGGATCTACAGTTGAATCAAGTAGACTCATGAACTCATCAAGCCTTGAACGTCTCGTAAAGAACTCTTAcactaccacactcactcagtCGCCCGTAACATTATAACTAATATCGACACCACGTGTACACACACCCCATACCTATATACGTGCACCACTAGTTGCGATACATCTATGCAGATATCCTACTATTCGCTCTACTTCCTGAAATTTAGCCAACACTTCGATGTTTCTAGCGGTAAGTACCACTTCTATGTTAACCACGGAACTCGCAACATGACGTTTTTGACAGCGAACACGACCTCATAGTCGTATCGCAGTGACTCTCTACTCAACGATACGTCGGTGCACGTCCTCGAATCACAAACCGCACGATGATGAACGACGATCGTGCGTAGCACAGAGCTTCTGAAGCACAAGCGGCGGCTCAGAATCTACAAGAATCTATAAGAAGGAACCCGATCGATTTTACGCATGCAAGCTAGCCGACCGACCGTAAGCTTCTTCAGCGCACGCTATACacgtttttcttcttgttcGATCGACTACCTGGTGACGCCGCGGTAGATGGAGCTGCGTTTCCCGGCGGCACAGGGAGGCATCTTGCTGATGCGCTCTTTGGCGGTGCAacctctctccttcttcgcctTCTTCAGCCCCCGGTAGAGCAGCAGCTGCTGATCGCCCCCGCCGCCTCCGACGCctccccgccgcctccgcccccgccgccgccgccgccgccggactcGGACTTCAGCCCCGgctcggaggaggaagaagccATGGCGGAATCGGAAGGAGTCACCAGCTCCCGAAGTcctcgaagagagagagagagaaactctgaAGCGAAgtgcagaagagagagagagagatagagagagagaattcaagTGAAAGTGTGGGGTTTCGCCGTATATGATTCGCAGGGGAGGAGGGGGAAAACTACAGTGAGAGCGAAGAAGGGGAAGTCCGGGGAGAGGAAGAGGCGGGGAGGGGAATGGACGAGAATGTCCCCGGCCTGCGGTGGGAGCGACACGTGGCGGGCCGAGCGCAGGTCTTTGAAAGGGGTTCGTAACGGCTAGGATGGCCAGGAGGATAATTGCGTAATTTCATCGTTTTCTGTTTTCCCCTTTTGCCCTTTTTCCTGAGGACGAGCACGTGGAGGGGTAATGCCATTTGTCTGCGATTTCTTGTCAAAACGCCGGGGATCGTGGTTGGTCGATGCAATGCATGTCAGTGGTGCTAACCGTTCGAAAAGACAAAACGGCCCCCTCCTTCGGCGAAATTGCCAGctcttttcgatttttttcttttttttggctgcCGGGTCTATTGGGTAAATAAGGGTGAATTGTTGACCAAAAAGAGGagcccacttttttttttggacttttttacGATGGCCGAACAAACGGCTCGCATTGACccacagaaaaataaataaataaaataaggaacaaACGGTTCACATCCCATCATTAGTCTCACCTGGGCGTGATCATTCCACCTCTATTTAGTATCATACATGGAATGATCAGATCGCAAGGTTGATCGTCATTCTTAAATTCATTcttcaaacaagaaaaagaaaatattctcgTTTACTAAGTTAAGTTGAGAAGGATTATTGTCAATCTCAAAAATTTCATTAGTAATTTTGACCACCATTTCATTTCATGGTACCAAGTTGGGACCCACGAGCCCACCAAGCCGAACTGATTCAGCAACGTCTGCATAGCTCGAGTCCCCCTGGCTGAAAAGTCAGTCCAAAGCACCCAATTCGATTGTGCAATGATTCCGAAAGTAACGACAGGGTTCCTCTTCTCATGCGCGATTTTTCGTGGTGACTCCCATTTGTTTCCGTAAAGTAGATGTTTGACACGATGAAGGGTCTGAGGTAAGCAAAacggggaaaaaagaagaagaaaataaacatGAAATATGAATGAGAGACGAGGGAAACGTTTCTTTAATTTGAACGCGAATGAAGGAGTCGTCCGGAGACGTGATACTTTAGCAATCGCATTCAAGGCAGCAGTGGTATTGGCACAATATTTTTTGGCCGTGGCGAATCCACAGGACGAATTGGAAATACTGGTTCCAACCGGTTATAATAGGCGTCTCGCTATGGGATTCATGGGCCGGGATTAGGGTGGTCCCATTGAGAACGAGGTTCCTGTTCAAGAACACAGGCTCGACGACCAACCCCTTGTCGAGCCCTCCAAACCTTAGGCACGGGGGATGTCGGCTCGGGGCTCATCTGTTGGCGGGCCCGTCCATCCTCATCATTATGTTGAAAAGAGCGGGGGACTTCTCGGTCGTCGTAACTTCGGCAGGGCAGACCGCAGTCGGGCTCTTCCCAGATATTGCTTTGTGGAAATAGAAAGTGAGGCGTGTCGTTTTTTTGGCTTTGAACGGTCGAGCTTGGCGAAACAAGTTGCCACCTTCTGGGGGTCAGCAGCCATGGCGCAAGCGAGCGGCACAGTTGCAGTCACCAGAGACCGCTAGTGCTAAAATTAGCTCGGCTTGTTCACCCTCTTTCAATGAAGTTGGAAATATTGTACTTTTGAAGAGATTTTACTGGAGAAAGTGACAAGCACCTATACTCACCACAAAGTGTTACCGCGTTCAACATTTTACTTTCCAGTTTCCACTAATCATATAATATATCTTACGTCTTTCTTTTGCACCGTCTTAGATTCTTTACTAATTGTAAATTCATATCTTCCTCTAAAGTTGCTGGACTAGTCCAAGACCAGACCTCTCAACCCATATTACCTACCGCGTCAACTTAAGATCGGCATGATCCGAACTAAAGAGAGATAATGAGCACATTAGTTCAACCTCAAATTCTTCCCCCATGCAAAAGTTGGAATTACAGCTCTTTCTTCTATATTTTCTATTATTGCTATGGAGAAGGAAACCTTCTCAAAGTTTAATAGATCGATTAGCCGAAACATCACAGGAGCTTCATCTACAGGAACTTCTTGTGTAAGAAAATGAATGGCCAAGTGGATTCCATCACAAAATCCTTTTCATCTGATCCAAAGATCCGAGGTTCCAATGTTGCCAAATCCTGGACCTCTACCATTCCAAAGAAGGCAGATGCTGTCGAGTCAAAagcctctcctccttctctttcaGGGTCTTGGTAAGAGAATGGCCAAGTGGATTCCATCACAAAATCCTTTTCATCTGATCCAAAGATCCAAGGTCCAAAAGTCGTCGAATCCTGGGACTCCACCATTCCTATTTCCTAGGGAGGCAGATGCCATTGAGTCAAAAGCCTCTTAGCTAACGACTATCTTCTTTAAGCTCCACCTTCCCACATATGCTGGTTCATGAGCTACTATGCATTTTGATCACCACAATATTCATCCTATCTGCAAGCTTGATCCTTTGGATGTGAAAGAGTTGTCATGAGCACCTCGTTGGCTTTATATGAAGATGCCAGTGGTTGAATGCTATGATCATCGACTAATGCCAAGTCAGCCGACTTCTCTTTTAACAACCCTGAAGCATAACATGACAAAATAGAGGAAATGAAAAGGAGGAAGTTACAACGGATAAGATAGCATGGGGAAgttatttaaaatgaaattagaagataaacaaatgaaagaaatgaagttAGAGACGATGGGATTTGGACGTCAAGGGTGAATTTGCAATTAAAAATCTTACTGCGGGCAGACCATGCACTCAAATTAGACAAATGCTTAGCATTATGCAAGTGATGAGGATCGGAGGGGAAGAGAGTAAATGAGAGGTGGATGAAGgggtaaatttaaaaaaaaatcccttccGCCAATGAAttttctctcccctcccccctcCTAAACAAAGCCTACAGATATAAATTGCACTCTCGGCTAATATGCACAACCAATCTCTTTTCTGCAGTTCAGTTAATGCACatagagagaaaaggaaagaaaacaacatCATCAACGTCCTCCTCTGTCCATCAACAGAGCCATGTCTTTCTGCTACTACATGTAAGTTAGATCACGGTAGGAAACGAATGTACCAATTATGAAGAATAACATGCATCATGCAAGCAAGAAACTATATCGAAATGTGCAACCGAGATTCAAAAACTCAAGTTGCATTGGGAAAAGGAACAATGCTAAGTAAAACCAGTATGATATTGCCACAAGTCGCTAGAGCTAATCAGACCCCAATTCCAAGTTGAAGTGCGACTCAATCAtcaataaatccataaaatGATATTGAAATCATAATGTACACGTCCACCATTGAAGTGGCCAAAGAAATAataatcattgaagatgcatatcatagagaaataaaaaatccagGTGAGAGAATCATGAATCTGCTTACCAACTCGATGATATATTGAAGCAGCATGTTCAGCGCCAGCACTCCTTTGGGCAAAGGAGAATATGTCATAATACATTCTACTTGAAGGTTGAACTCCTGCATCTTTCATCCATTCCAGTACCTAGTCATGAAGATGCCTTTTAGTTCTCTATTCATACTGGCCCTCTTTTCATTGCTGTAATACTTTCTTCTGGCTaaagattaaaatattactTGAAATAGCAAAAATTTGTTACCAATAGGGCAGTCACTGATCAGCTTTCCCGAAGAAAAAATTTTCAGGAACTCCATCAGACGACAGAATCCTAATTAAGGACATGACGAGATAAGTTCATCGAACTTTTTACCTCAATATATTTCCTCCAATTTCCAGCAGCCAGAAGATTTTTCAACACTGTTATGTAGGTGGAGAAGTTCACTTCAGCGCCAGATGCCAATAGCTTGTAGAAGAGCTGCAAACCACCAAAATACCCCATATTAACCAATTTTGAACCATAATCAACAAAACCTCatagaaaatcaaaaagaaagaaaaatgcagCCACTTTTTTGCAGATTCTTAAGCATAAGTTTTAATAATTCTCAAGAAATAATTCAAATGAAGGGAAGCTATATCAAGATTGGCAAAAGAAGGTACTCTGTAAAGGTGGAACCTCACACCATTCACGTGTTTTAAGAAAAGCATGAGCTTGTTCACTTTACAGCATCTGTTCTAGGAGAAGCAACCATAGCCACTTTTTTTCTCCATTACCTTCATCATTGCCTCAGTTTTCCCactttttccaagaaaatgcaaaagttgatttAGCAATCCAACTGACGCTGTAGATAAGGAAGGCTCTATCAATCCAGCCATAGTAATTGCTGTCCTCCAATCCCGCAATCTTCAAATGTAACTCAAATTGGATTTTCAGGGGGAATCGACAGTGAGTATTTGAAGAAAATgtggaaaatcaatttcacaGAGAGGCGCCCATCAGAACTTGAACAAAGATTTATCAAAATGAGATGGAGTCATACCAGTAACATGAAAAGCATACGATATTGAATTCTCTTCATACATAATCAAGTGATACAGCCATCATTTGCAGCTACTAGTTTATATCAACTATGCTAGATAGAAGTTCAAACCAA harbors:
- the LOC104444905 gene encoding LOW QUALITY PROTEIN: AP2-like ethylene-responsive transcription factor At2g41710 (The sequence of the model RefSeq protein was modified relative to this genomic sequence to represent the inferred CDS: inserted 1 base in 1 codon); the encoded protein is MASSSSEPGLKSESGGGGGGGGGGGGEASEAAGAXQQLLLYRGLKKAKKERGCTAKERISKMPPCAAGKRSSIYRGVTRHRWTGRYEAHLWDKSTWNQNQNKKGKQVYLGAYDDEEAAARAYDLAALKYWGPGTLINFPVKDYARDLEEMQNVSREDYLVSLRRKSSGFSRGVSKYRGLSSRWESSFSRIGGAEYFNSIYGAGEDPAIESDFGSSFCIDRKIDLTGYIKWWGQNKTRQLDLATKSSEEVKHCSSDDINTELKTSEWEATEPYQMPRLGVPCDGRRHKGSTLSALGVLSQSAAYKSLQEKELKKQEKDHDNDDENKNTINRMDYGQPVEKSRSHEASEKQGVTGGMSGTPPPQRNLYPLTSFLNAPLLTNYSSIDPMADPVLWSSLVPGLPAGLSRTAEVPKTETSSTYTFVQPQE